Proteins co-encoded in one Bacillus paramycoides genomic window:
- a CDS encoding L-lactate dehydrogenase — translation MKKGINRVVLVGTGAVGCSYAYSMINQGVAEEFVLVDVNEAKAEGEAMDLSHAVPFSPSPTKVWSGSYADCKDADLVVITAGLPQKPGETRLDLVEKNTKIFKQIVRGIMDSGFDGIFLIATNPVDILTYVTWKESGLPKERVIGSGTTLDSARFRYMLGDYLDVDPRNVHAYIVGEHGDTELPVWSHATIGVQKLETILANNEQYKQEDLDKIFENVRDAAYHIIERKGATYYGIGMSLLRVTKAILNNENSVLTVSAYLEGQYGEKDAYVGVPAVINREGVREIVELELNEEEKVKFAHSVKVLKETMAPVL, via the coding sequence ATGAAAAAAGGTATCAATCGTGTAGTATTAGTAGGAACAGGAGCTGTAGGTTGTAGTTACGCTTACTCAATGATTAACCAAGGTGTAGCTGAAGAATTCGTATTAGTAGATGTTAATGAAGCAAAAGCAGAAGGGGAAGCAATGGACTTAAGCCATGCGGTACCATTCTCTCCATCACCAACAAAAGTTTGGAGCGGTAGCTATGCAGATTGTAAAGATGCAGATTTAGTTGTTATCACTGCTGGATTACCACAAAAGCCAGGTGAAACTCGTTTAGACTTAGTTGAGAAAAATACAAAGATCTTTAAACAAATCGTTCGCGGCATTATGGATAGCGGATTCGATGGAATCTTCTTAATCGCAACTAACCCAGTTGATATTTTAACTTACGTAACTTGGAAAGAATCTGGTCTACCAAAAGAGCGCGTAATTGGTTCTGGTACTACTTTAGACTCTGCTCGTTTCCGTTACATGTTAGGTGACTACTTAGATGTAGATCCACGTAATGTTCATGCTTATATTGTTGGTGAGCACGGTGATACTGAACTTCCAGTATGGAGCCACGCTACTATCGGTGTACAAAAACTAGAAACAATTTTAGCTAACAACGAACAGTACAAACAAGAAGACTTAGATAAAATCTTCGAAAATGTACGTGATGCAGCTTACCATATCATCGAACGTAAAGGTGCAACGTACTACGGAATCGGTATGTCACTACTTCGTGTAACTAAAGCAATCTTAAACAACGAGAACAGCGTATTAACTGTATCTGCATACCTTGAAGGTCAATACGGTGAGAAAGATGCTTACGTAGGTGTTCCAGCTGTTATTAACCGCGAAGGTGTACGTGAAATCGTAGAACTTGAGCTAAATGAAGAAGAAAAAGTGAAATTCGCTCATTCTGTAAAAGTATTAAAAGAAACAATGGCACCAGT